A single window of Pectobacterium parmentieri DNA harbors:
- a CDS encoding Fe(3+) ABC transporter substrate-binding protein, with the protein MSKTLSVLRKKARLLTLASSLMVAYALPAAAEDSLTLYTTREPGLIQPLLDAFTKETSVNVNTVFIKDGMLERVKAEGQNSPADLLMTVDAGNLIDLVEAGVTQPIQSSTLTDVIPAALRDKDNQWFGLSMRSRVLYAEKSLPLTSITYENLADPKWKGKVCIRAGQHPYNTALVAAMIAHHGEAKTETWLRGVKENLARKATGGDRDVARDILGGICDVGLANSYYVGHMKNAKEGTDARKWGDAIKVVQPTFENGGTHVNISGAAVARHAPHKDQAVKLMEYLVSAPAQQIYAQANYEYPVRKGVTLDSTIGSTIGEVNVDSTPLTDIVKFRKQASQLVDKVGFDQ; encoded by the coding sequence ATGTCAAAAACGCTGTCTGTTCTGCGCAAAAAAGCGCGCCTGCTCACGCTAGCCTCATCGCTGATGGTGGCCTATGCATTACCTGCCGCCGCAGAGGATTCTCTGACCCTCTACACCACGCGCGAGCCTGGACTCATTCAGCCACTGCTTGATGCCTTCACTAAAGAGACATCTGTCAACGTGAATACCGTGTTCATCAAGGACGGCATGCTGGAGCGTGTGAAGGCAGAAGGCCAAAACTCACCGGCTGACCTGCTGATGACCGTCGATGCCGGTAACCTGATCGATCTGGTGGAAGCTGGCGTTACCCAACCGATTCAGTCCAGCACGTTAACCGATGTCATCCCTGCCGCGCTGCGCGATAAAGACAACCAATGGTTTGGCCTGTCGATGCGTTCCCGCGTGCTCTATGCGGAAAAATCACTGCCGTTGACCAGCATTACTTACGAAAATCTGGCCGACCCGAAATGGAAAGGCAAAGTGTGTATCCGTGCGGGTCAACACCCTTACAACACCGCGCTGGTTGCCGCGATGATCGCACACCATGGCGAAGCTAAAACCGAAACCTGGCTGCGTGGTGTGAAAGAGAATCTGGCACGTAAAGCCACCGGTGGTGACCGCGATGTCGCACGCGATATTCTCGGTGGTATCTGTGATGTGGGTCTGGCGAACTCTTATTATGTCGGCCACATGAAGAACGCTAAAGAAGGTACAGATGCCCGTAAATGGGGCGATGCCATCAAGGTGGTTCAACCTACCTTTGAAAACGGCGGCACACACGTCAATATCAGCGGTGCAGCCGTTGCACGTCATGCTCCGCATAAAGATCAGGCAGTGAAATTGATGGAATATCTGGTCTCCGCTCCGGCTCAGCAGATCTACGCTCAGGCAAACTACGAATATCCGGTTCGCAAAGGCGTTACGCTGGATTCCACCATTGGCAGCACGATTGGTGAAGTGAATGTGGATAGCACTCCGCTGACCGACATCGTTAAATTCCGTAAACAGGCCAGTCAGTTGGTAGATAAAGTTGGATTCGATCAATAA
- a CDS encoding DUF1869 domain-containing protein, which translates to MTSENKGYSLTLLNCDNNEKKEKVYLKPMAFYVPDFAAGAVAELINELSLVGENKKGFLLTVTNNNNGVSVDKNFSTLDELKDKTHSAEAVKELVNIVRGYDADEETNVCGW; encoded by the coding sequence ATGACAAGTGAAAATAAAGGATACTCATTAACACTGTTGAACTGCGATAACAATGAAAAAAAAGAAAAAGTTTATCTTAAACCGATGGCTTTTTATGTACCAGACTTCGCCGCGGGTGCAGTCGCGGAATTGATTAATGAACTGTCATTAGTCGGTGAGAATAAAAAAGGATTTTTGCTAACGGTAACAAATAATAATAATGGCGTATCCGTTGACAAAAATTTTTCTACGCTTGATGAATTAAAAGATAAAACACATTCCGCTGAAGCGGTGAAGGAATTGGTTAATATCGTCCGTGGTTACGATGCAGATGAAGAAACCAACGTCTGCGGCTGGTAA
- a CDS encoding DUF1971 domain-containing protein, whose protein sequence is MERIVIPANYVHTRTTPFWTKETAPASIWQRHLDAGTRQGVYPRLCVMQGTIRYYGYADETSPEPVETLTIEAGQFGVFPAEKWHRIEALSDDTLFNVDFYVDPKILIEG, encoded by the coding sequence ATGGAACGAATTGTCATACCCGCAAATTATGTTCATACCCGTACAACGCCTTTTTGGACAAAAGAGACGGCGCCAGCGTCGATCTGGCAGCGCCATTTGGACGCAGGAACACGGCAAGGCGTTTACCCGCGCTTGTGCGTGATGCAAGGGACGATTCGTTATTATGGGTATGCTGATGAGACAAGCCCGGAACCCGTCGAAACACTAACAATCGAAGCCGGACAATTTGGCGTATTCCCTGCGGAGAAATGGCATAGAATTGAAGCATTATCTGATGATACGCTATTCAATGTAGATTTTTATGTCGATCCAAAAATCCTGATAGAAGGTTGA
- a CDS encoding flavin reductase family protein gives MKKNVKLSSFYYGFPVFLVTTTDNSNGDINVASISSSISLGDKIIIGVSKGSKTYDNLLSGSDVVINIPDYKIWEKVEALGKLTGSDTLSEGQIKWGVQICQDKFSKVGLHTEPSTGITPPRVIECPIQAECKTVSTTDKGRFILVELDIVNVWVDSELLGSNDVIDSSKWKPLIYNFREYDTTGDALGFNFKYGH, from the coding sequence ATGAAAAAAAATGTGAAACTCAGTTCGTTTTATTATGGCTTCCCTGTTTTTCTTGTTACAACGACGGATAATAGCAACGGAGATATTAATGTCGCTTCTATCTCATCGTCAATTTCTCTCGGCGATAAAATTATTATCGGTGTCAGTAAAGGAAGTAAAACATACGATAATTTATTATCTGGATCTGATGTTGTTATCAATATCCCTGATTACAAAATTTGGGAGAAGGTTGAAGCACTCGGTAAGTTGACTGGAAGCGATACGCTATCTGAAGGCCAGATAAAATGGGGGGTTCAGATATGCCAGGATAAATTCTCCAAAGTTGGTCTTCATACTGAACCCTCTACAGGTATTACGCCACCTCGGGTTATTGAATGTCCTATCCAGGCAGAATGTAAGACAGTTAGCACGACAGACAAAGGTCGTTTCATTCTTGTCGAACTGGATATTGTTAATGTTTGGGTGGACAGTGAGTTATTAGGCTCGAATGATGTTATCGACTCGTCGAAATGGAAACCCCTGATATATAATTTCCGTGAGTACGATACTACGGGTGATGCATTAGGCTTTAATTTTAAATACGGCCATTAA
- a CDS encoding DUF2946 domain-containing protein, giving the protein MSVKRVAAWLAIFSMMMLFIAPLISKSLVQLSACQVSAHAMPMSQQHHGAHEHDACHHGGTPHNLMMSSVGLAPMEDIACGYCQLLVHLPLILSVVLPLLWLLLSAHRPTHFPDFVCPTLFRPYCSQRARAPPEAVSLF; this is encoded by the coding sequence GTGAGCGTTAAACGAGTAGCCGCCTGGCTGGCCATTTTTTCTATGATGATGCTGTTTATTGCTCCTCTGATTTCAAAATCACTGGTGCAGCTATCAGCCTGTCAGGTATCGGCTCACGCTATGCCTATGTCGCAGCAGCATCATGGTGCACATGAGCATGATGCATGCCATCACGGCGGTACGCCACATAATCTGATGATGTCTAGCGTCGGGCTCGCGCCGATGGAGGATATTGCCTGCGGATATTGCCAACTGCTGGTGCATTTGCCGCTGATTCTTTCGGTCGTATTGCCGTTGCTCTGGCTGCTATTATCCGCTCACCGACCGACGCATTTTCCTGATTTTGTTTGCCCAACGTTATTCCGACCTTATTGCTCACAGCGTGCTCGTGCGCCTCCTGAGGCGGTTTCTTTGTTTTGA
- a CDS encoding TonB-dependent copper receptor, producing MKKIELVYTPAASLVLVALSSLSVMAQGTHDHSTSHATLNDDAVMVVTAPDISPLTLVTSPKTPRQPVPASDGSDYLKTIPGFSQIRNGGTNGDPVFRGMFGSRLRILSNNGEMLGACPSRMDAPSSYISPESYDLLTFTKGPQTVLWGAGNSAGTVRFERTPPRFDKPGIQGNASVLVASNDRHDENADVSLGSEEGYIRLIGNKSQSGDYNDGDGKRVASKWDKWNADVALGWTPDSDTLLELTAGKGDGEARYAGRGMDGSQFKRESLGIRAEKSNLGGVFDKLEASAYYNYADHVMDNFTLRSPGGMGMMSMPMASQLDRKTVGGRMMATWIWSDYELKSGADMQTNTHRRWRNDGWKKDAQFNTYGVFSELIWQASGQSKVIGGTRLDKTKVENGTGTGASERHDTLPAGFIRVEHTLANSPLMLYAGVGYTERFPDYWEIFSPTYGPGRTQNAFDHVKTEKTTQLDIGAQYSGERLSSWVSAYVGRVNDFILFRYDPMNARVSEADNVSATIMGGETGFSYKLTDSWKTDASLAYSWAKNTDDHRPLPQIPPLEARLGLSWEKGNWSSTGLLRLVSQQDRVAISEGNVVGKDFEHSPGFAIFSANAAYRVNQYVKLSTGVDNLFNTTYSEHLNLAGNSSFGYSANTSVNEPGRTYWAKVNITF from the coding sequence ATGAAAAAAATTGAACTGGTATACACGCCCGCCGCTTCTCTGGTGCTGGTGGCGTTATCGTCTTTATCCGTGATGGCTCAAGGCACTCACGATCATTCCACTTCTCACGCCACGCTCAATGATGATGCCGTGATGGTGGTGACTGCCCCCGATATTTCCCCGCTCACGCTGGTGACCTCGCCGAAAACGCCGCGCCAGCCCGTACCAGCCAGCGATGGCTCGGATTATCTGAAAACTATTCCGGGGTTCTCACAAATACGCAACGGCGGAACAAATGGCGATCCTGTTTTCCGAGGTATGTTTGGATCGCGACTGCGTATTCTTTCCAATAATGGAGAGATGTTGGGAGCCTGCCCGTCACGCATGGATGCGCCGAGTTCGTACATCTCGCCCGAAAGCTATGATCTGTTAACGTTTACCAAAGGGCCACAGACCGTACTGTGGGGGGCCGGAAATTCAGCGGGAACCGTGCGGTTTGAACGGACGCCGCCACGTTTTGATAAGCCAGGAATACAGGGCAATGCCAGCGTGCTGGTGGCATCAAACGATCGTCATGATGAAAATGCTGATGTCAGCCTCGGGAGCGAAGAGGGATATATTCGGCTCATTGGTAATAAATCACAGTCGGGCGATTATAACGATGGTGACGGAAAACGTGTGGCATCAAAGTGGGATAAATGGAATGCGGATGTAGCGCTCGGTTGGACGCCAGACAGCGACACCTTGTTGGAGTTGACCGCAGGCAAAGGCGATGGAGAAGCACGCTACGCCGGGCGTGGCATGGATGGTTCGCAATTTAAGCGTGAGAGTTTGGGTATCCGCGCCGAGAAATCAAATCTAGGGGGCGTGTTCGATAAGCTTGAGGCGAGTGCGTACTACAACTATGCCGACCACGTGATGGATAATTTCACGCTGCGCTCACCGGGCGGTATGGGGATGATGAGTATGCCCATGGCCAGCCAACTGGATAGAAAAACGGTTGGTGGACGGATGATGGCGACGTGGATATGGTCCGACTACGAGCTGAAAAGTGGGGCAGATATGCAAACGAATACGCATCGCCGCTGGCGAAATGATGGCTGGAAGAAAGATGCGCAATTTAACACCTATGGCGTCTTCAGCGAGCTTATCTGGCAGGCCTCTGGGCAGAGTAAAGTCATCGGGGGAACCCGCCTTGATAAAACCAAGGTCGAGAATGGCACGGGCACTGGCGCGAGCGAGCGTCATGATACGTTGCCCGCAGGTTTTATCCGTGTTGAGCATACGTTGGCCAATAGCCCATTAATGCTGTATGCAGGCGTTGGCTACACCGAGCGCTTTCCTGACTACTGGGAGATTTTTTCGCCAACCTATGGGCCGGGCAGAACGCAGAATGCATTCGATCATGTTAAAACTGAGAAAACGACCCAGCTCGATATCGGGGCGCAGTACAGCGGCGAGCGTCTGAGTAGTTGGGTTTCTGCCTATGTGGGACGGGTTAATGATTTTATCCTGTTCCGCTATGATCCGATGAATGCCAGAGTCAGCGAGGCGGATAATGTTAGTGCGACCATCATGGGGGGAGAAACGGGATTCAGCTATAAATTAACGGATAGCTGGAAAACGGACGCCAGTCTAGCGTATTCCTGGGCGAAGAATACCGATGACCATCGGCCGCTGCCGCAAATTCCACCGTTGGAAGCACGACTGGGATTATCGTGGGAAAAAGGGAATTGGAGCAGCACGGGCTTACTGCGTCTGGTGAGTCAGCAAGATAGGGTCGCGATTAGCGAAGGTAATGTTGTCGGGAAAGATTTTGAGCATAGCCCTGGCTTTGCGATCTTCTCAGCCAATGCGGCATATCGCGTTAACCAATATGTCAAACTGAGTACGGGTGTCGATAACTTGTTTAACACGACCTACAGTGAACACCTTAACCTTGCTGGCAATAGCAGTTTCGGTTATTCAGCCAACACGTCCGTAAATGAACCGGGCCGAACCTACTGGGCGAAGGTAAATATTACCTTCTGA
- a CDS encoding YqaE/Pmp3 family membrane protein → MGFWRIVLTILLPPLGVLLGKGIGWAFILNIILTLLGYFPGLVHAFWVQTKDDGI, encoded by the coding sequence ATGGGATTTTGGCGCATCGTACTGACTATTCTTCTGCCACCGCTGGGCGTGTTATTGGGGAAAGGAATTGGTTGGGCATTTATTCTGAATATTATTCTGACGCTGTTAGGCTATTTTCCCGGCTTGGTGCATGCATTTTGGGTGCAGACAAAAGACGATGGGATTTAA
- a CDS encoding sensor domain-containing diguanylate cyclase yields the protein MQTGFINNSRWLDKTRAIIILGSMLLAAFLVISWTSYEVAKESLEEEIEENTLPLTSDNVYSEIQQDLLKPIFISSLMAHDTFLRDWVLNDENDPQAMFRYLREIDRRFDTVFSFFISDKSKRYYDPLRILKTVSEDSPDDRWYFQHRTLSDEMPYAINISFDPENRSRLDILINHKVVDYDGNFIGITGVGIPVERVKHLINKYEQRYNRTIYFVDKEGNITLHGESYSRPVKIQQQPGLSNISTMILTAPGGAYEYQSNGEHIFLNTRLLPEFGWYLMVEQISHPSEKRLLSTLLKNLGISAFVSILFLFLLWLTIGGYQRRLEQMATTDKLTGLMNRQAFDYLFHRLGTKSVLQHKSLSILLIDIDHFKKINDQYGHNVGDLVLQEISALLSTNTRSSDRSCRWGGEEFVILLDNCDINAAQQRAEALRQSIEITHLPYREGTIKVTVSCGVAEYRAGETLSMLINRADIALYQAKQQGRNRVVQAV from the coding sequence TTGCAGACTGGATTCATCAATAATTCACGCTGGCTGGACAAAACGCGCGCAATCATAATACTTGGCTCCATGCTGCTCGCCGCCTTTCTCGTTATCAGTTGGACTAGTTATGAAGTGGCTAAGGAATCACTGGAAGAAGAAATCGAAGAAAATACCCTGCCGCTGACCAGTGATAACGTCTATTCAGAAATCCAACAAGACTTGTTGAAACCTATTTTTATTTCGTCGCTGATGGCACACGATACCTTTTTACGCGACTGGGTGCTGAACGATGAAAACGATCCGCAAGCCATGTTTCGCTACCTGAGAGAAATCGATCGTCGCTTTGATACCGTATTTTCTTTCTTTATTTCGGATAAATCCAAGCGCTACTACGACCCACTACGCATCCTGAAAACTGTCTCAGAGGATTCACCAGACGATCGGTGGTATTTTCAACACCGAACGCTATCGGACGAGATGCCTTATGCCATCAATATCTCGTTTGATCCTGAGAATCGCTCGCGCCTTGATATTTTAATCAATCACAAAGTCGTGGATTACGACGGCAATTTTATCGGTATTACCGGCGTAGGTATTCCCGTGGAGCGGGTTAAACACCTCATTAATAAATATGAGCAACGCTATAATCGAACGATCTATTTCGTTGATAAAGAAGGCAACATTACCTTACATGGCGAAAGCTATAGCCGTCCGGTCAAGATCCAGCAACAACCGGGGTTGAGCAATATTTCGACCATGATCCTAACCGCTCCCGGTGGCGCTTATGAATATCAATCAAACGGGGAGCATATTTTCCTTAACACCCGGCTACTCCCCGAATTCGGTTGGTATTTGATGGTAGAGCAAATCAGCCACCCCAGTGAAAAGCGACTGTTATCCACGCTGCTAAAAAACCTGGGTATCAGCGCGTTCGTCAGCATCCTTTTCTTATTTCTGCTATGGCTGACCATTGGTGGATACCAGCGCCGTCTGGAACAAATGGCGACAACCGATAAATTAACCGGTCTCATGAACCGTCAGGCATTTGATTATTTATTCCATCGTCTCGGTACAAAAAGTGTCTTACAGCACAAATCGCTTTCTATTCTTCTCATTGATATTGATCACTTCAAGAAAATCAATGACCAGTATGGGCACAATGTAGGGGATCTGGTTTTACAAGAAATTTCCGCTCTCTTGTCCACTAATACCCGCTCCAGCGATCGGTCCTGTCGTTGGGGAGGTGAAGAGTTCGTCATTCTGCTCGACAATTGCGATATCAACGCCGCACAACAACGCGCCGAGGCACTCCGCCAGAGTATAGAAATAACCCACCTTCCCTACCGTGAAGGAACCATTAAGGTGACCGTCAGTTGCGGTGTTGCTGAATATCGGGCTGGCGAAACACTCAGCATGCTGATAAACCGCGCCGATATCGCGCTTTATCAGGCCAAACAGCAAGGGCGAAATCGGGTAGTGCAAGCAGTGTAA
- a CDS encoding nitroreductase family protein, whose translation MSNAFLQSIKARRSIYAIGNKLPIPEDQVTALITEAVNESPSAFNSQSSRVVILFGEQHHKLWDIVKQQLKKIVPADAFASTENKLASFAAGAGTVLFFEDTSVIEALQEKFALYADNFPVWSEHSTGIAQAAVWSTLAQEKIGASLQHYNPLIDNDVKAQWDLPASWKLRAQMPFGSIEQPAGEKTYIAFEERFRVFK comes from the coding sequence ATGAGTAATGCTTTTTTGCAATCAATCAAGGCCCGTCGTTCAATCTATGCCATCGGCAACAAATTGCCGATACCAGAAGATCAGGTTACCGCGCTCATTACCGAAGCCGTTAATGAAAGCCCCTCCGCTTTTAATTCGCAAAGCTCCCGCGTTGTCATTCTGTTCGGCGAGCAACACCACAAGCTGTGGGATATCGTTAAACAGCAACTGAAGAAAATTGTGCCTGCGGACGCGTTTGCCTCGACAGAAAACAAACTGGCCTCCTTTGCTGCCGGTGCGGGAACCGTCCTGTTCTTTGAAGACACCAGCGTGATTGAAGCGCTGCAGGAAAAATTCGCACTTTATGCCGATAACTTCCCGGTTTGGTCAGAACACTCAACCGGTATCGCTCAGGCCGCCGTGTGGTCCACGCTGGCGCAGGAAAAAATCGGTGCCTCACTCCAGCATTACAATCCGCTGATCGACAATGACGTCAAAGCACAGTGGGATCTGCCTGCCAGTTGGAAGCTGCGTGCTCAAATGCCATTCGGCTCAATCGAGCAGCCTGCAGGTGAGAAAACCTATATCGCCTTTGAAGAGCGTTTCCGCGTATTTAAGTAA
- the moeB gene encoding molybdopterin-synthase adenylyltransferase MoeB yields the protein MLPELSDDEMLRYNRQIVLRGFDFDGQEKLKASRLLIVGLGGLGCAAAQYLAAAGVGHLTLLDFDTVSLSNLQRQVLHRDTRIGMAKVESARLTLSEMNPHLSLDTVDGNLDDEALKEQVSKHDAVLDCTDNVDIRNRLNRIGFQLKKPLISGAAIRMEGQISVFTYQPDEPCYHCLSRLFGANALTCVEAGVMSPLVGTIGSLQAMEAIKCLTGYGKLVTGRLLMFDAMTLQFREITLPKNPRCEVCGG from the coding sequence ATGTTGCCGGAACTGAGCGATGACGAAATGCTACGCTACAATCGACAGATTGTGTTGCGCGGCTTTGACTTTGACGGACAGGAAAAACTAAAAGCCTCGCGTCTGTTGATTGTCGGACTGGGCGGCCTCGGTTGTGCCGCCGCACAATATCTGGCTGCGGCGGGCGTCGGTCACTTGACGCTGCTGGATTTTGATACCGTCTCTTTGTCTAACCTGCAACGTCAGGTTCTACACCGCGATACCCGTATCGGGATGGCAAAAGTCGAATCGGCACGCCTGACGCTGTCCGAGATGAATCCGCATCTTTCGCTCGACACGGTTGATGGCAATCTTGATGACGAGGCGCTGAAAGAACAGGTCAGCAAGCATGATGCCGTGTTGGACTGTACCGACAACGTCGACATTCGCAACCGACTGAATCGTATTGGCTTCCAGCTCAAGAAACCGCTGATTTCCGGTGCAGCAATTCGGATGGAAGGCCAAATCAGCGTCTTTACCTATCAGCCTGATGAACCTTGCTACCATTGTCTCAGCCGTTTGTTCGGTGCCAATGCGCTGACCTGTGTCGAAGCGGGCGTCATGTCGCCGCTGGTCGGCACCATCGGGAGCCTACAGGCGATGGAAGCCATTAAATGCCTAACGGGTTACGGTAAACTCGTCACCGGACGGTTACTGATGTTTGATGCGATGACGCTGCAATTTCGTGAAATAACGCTGCCAAAAAACCCACGCTGCGAAGTCTGCGGCGGGTAA
- the moeA gene encoding molybdopterin molybdotransferase MoeA has product MESVNSGLLTLEQALENMFSQVPSLTETERVSLFDAAGRITTHAIASPINVPPFANSAMDGYAVRCADLSVTTPLPLAGKAFAGAPFTGEWPTGTCIRIMTGAPIPAGTDAVIMQEQAEVSETGIRFPHEVKPGQNIRLAGEDIQAGATVLPAGCKLGVAELPLLASLGIAQVDVVRRLKVAVFSTGDELQPVGEPLEDGQIYDTNRFTVRLMLEQLGCDVHDLGIIRDDPDALRAAFHEADQRADLVISSGGVSVGEADYTKQMLDELGDIHFWKLAIKPGKPFAFGKLHHAWFCGLPGNPVSAALTFYQLVQPLLARLSGYTQWHQPPRVRVKTTSALKKTPGRTDFQRGIFSRNAQGELEVRTTGHQGSHVFSSFSLGNCFIVLEQDRGRVAAGEWVEIEPFNALLGH; this is encoded by the coding sequence ATGGAAAGCGTTAACTCAGGTTTACTGACTCTTGAACAAGCTCTGGAAAACATGTTTTCTCAGGTTCCTTCCCTTACCGAGACAGAACGCGTATCCCTGTTCGACGCCGCAGGACGGATCACCACCCATGCTATCGCCTCGCCGATTAACGTCCCGCCTTTCGCTAATTCCGCGATGGATGGCTATGCGGTGCGCTGCGCCGATTTGTCGGTTACTACACCGCTACCGTTAGCAGGAAAAGCCTTCGCTGGCGCCCCCTTCACGGGCGAATGGCCCACGGGAACCTGCATTCGAATCATGACCGGTGCACCGATTCCCGCAGGAACCGACGCCGTGATCATGCAGGAACAGGCCGAAGTTAGCGAGACTGGCATCCGTTTTCCCCATGAGGTCAAACCCGGTCAGAATATTCGTCTGGCAGGAGAAGATATTCAGGCGGGTGCCACTGTGCTACCCGCTGGCTGCAAACTGGGCGTGGCCGAATTGCCGCTGTTGGCTTCGCTGGGAATTGCGCAGGTTGACGTGGTACGCCGCCTTAAAGTCGCGGTGTTTTCAACCGGAGATGAACTGCAACCGGTTGGCGAGCCGCTGGAAGATGGTCAAATTTATGACACCAACCGTTTCACGGTCCGTTTGATGCTGGAACAACTGGGCTGCGATGTACACGATCTGGGCATCATCCGTGACGATCCAGACGCGCTACGCGCCGCATTCCATGAGGCAGACCAACGTGCCGATCTGGTGATTAGCAGCGGCGGCGTTTCCGTTGGCGAAGCGGATTACACCAAACAAATGCTGGATGAACTGGGTGATATCCATTTCTGGAAGCTGGCAATCAAACCCGGCAAACCCTTCGCCTTCGGCAAATTACACCACGCCTGGTTCTGCGGTCTGCCGGGGAATCCGGTGTCCGCTGCGCTGACATTCTATCAACTGGTTCAGCCGCTGCTGGCTCGCCTGTCTGGCTATACACAATGGCACCAGCCGCCGCGAGTGCGCGTCAAAACCACCAGCGCACTGAAAAAGACGCCGGGGCGCACCGATTTCCAGCGCGGCATTTTCAGCAGAAACGCGCAGGGAGAGCTGGAAGTAAGAACGACCGGACATCAAGGTTCGCACGTTTTCAGCTCGTTCAGCCTCGGTAACTGTTTCATCGTGCTTGAACAAGATCGAGGCCGCGTCGCCGCTGGCGAATGGGTAGAAATCGAGCCCTTCAACGCCTTGCTGGGGCACTAA